One genomic segment of Hymenobacter psoromatis includes these proteins:
- a CDS encoding GlcG/HbpS family heme-binding protein has product MKKFILCLLGACLLSGTAAAQATRPAAPAAYLVPTARLTLAAALELAARARAKAATINQQVSVAVVDASGQTILLTQGDGVGPHNTEAARRKAYTALSTKTPTLLLGRNARANPDTQNLANLPELLLLGGGVPLRYQGQVIGAVGVAGGGGAENDDLIGRAASLPEAGITTP; this is encoded by the coding sequence GTGAAAAAGTTTATTTTATGCCTGCTGGGCGCGTGCCTGCTGTCGGGCACGGCGGCGGCGCAGGCTACCCGGCCAGCGGCCCCGGCCGCCTACCTGGTTCCTACTGCCCGCCTCACGCTGGCCGCTGCCCTGGAGCTGGCCGCCCGCGCCCGCGCCAAAGCGGCCACTATCAACCAGCAGGTATCGGTGGCGGTGGTCGATGCCAGCGGGCAAACCATCCTGCTGACGCAGGGCGACGGGGTAGGGCCGCACAACACCGAGGCCGCCCGCCGCAAAGCCTACACCGCCCTCTCTACCAAAACGCCGACCCTGCTGCTGGGCCGCAACGCCCGCGCCAACCCCGACACCCAGAACCTGGCCAACCTGCCCGAATTGCTGCTGCTGGGCGGTGGCGTGCCGCTGCGTTACCAGGGCCAGGTGATTGGGGCGGTGGGCGTGGCCGGCGGCGGCGGGGCCGAAAACGACGACCTCATCGGCCGCGCGGCTTCCCTGCCCGAAGCCGGCATTACTACGCCTTAA
- a CDS encoding B12-binding domain-containing radical SAM protein: MPRPSPRILLLTPPLTQLNTPYPATAYIKGFLGGRGYEVRQADLSIELVLRLFSKEGLTRVFDEIEAGAYRLSDNAQRMLRLRRRYEATIGPAIRFLQNKDLTLAPRICHGRFLPEASRFDNVADLETAFGTMGLTDQARHLATLYVEDLADLVKETVGPQFGLSRYAESLAMSATSFEPLHAALHAAPNLVDTMLLELLDVLMAEAQPDMVGFTVPFPGNLYAALRLAQRIKQTSPHTVTVMGGGYPNTELRTLNEPRFFDYIDYLTLDDGEGPWLRLLEQLTCQKERQTELAERHAELVEASLPLSPHHHNDADEAVEMLRQAQHDGLLVDKSQLQRTFLRNEAGQVEYLNYPHPDIPHPEVGTPDYSDLKLTDYLSVIEVLNPMHRLWSDGRWNKLTVAHGCYWKRCSFCDVTLDYIGRYEAAPAELLVDRIEQIVAQTGQTGFHFVDEAAPPLALRDLAVELLKRRVSISWWGNIRFEKTFTPDLCRLLAAAGCIAISGGLEVASDRLLALMEKGVTIAQVARVTRGFTQAGVLVHAYLMYGFPTQTTQETVDSLEVVRQLFEAGIVQSGYWHRFSMTAHSPVGKNPAKYQVAATGPEPGNFAWNDLWHDDPLGADHETFGPGLAKSLYNYMHGVALREPLSFWFDFKVPRPTVPRQLIQQALTEADKPDFAQPNRRLFWLGNPPELSFKTSGGNSPKDKKTTRAILTCYEQAEDFEVKTTEAIGPWLHELLLRLSADYDTKILLKEAAATFPPAAGPWESFLQSSAWQLLREKGLLLV, encoded by the coding sequence GTGCCTCGTCCTTCGCCCCGCATCCTGCTCCTCACGCCGCCGCTCACGCAGCTCAACACGCCCTACCCGGCCACGGCCTACATCAAGGGCTTTTTGGGGGGTAGGGGCTACGAGGTGCGCCAGGCCGACCTGAGTATTGAGCTGGTGCTCAGATTATTCTCGAAAGAAGGGCTAACGCGGGTATTCGATGAGATTGAAGCCGGCGCTTACCGCTTGAGCGACAATGCCCAGCGGATGCTGCGCCTGCGCCGCCGCTACGAGGCCACCATCGGGCCGGCCATCCGGTTTTTGCAAAACAAAGACCTCACGCTGGCCCCGCGCATCTGCCACGGCCGCTTTTTGCCCGAAGCCAGCCGCTTTGATAACGTGGCCGACCTCGAAACCGCCTTCGGCACGATGGGCCTCACCGACCAGGCCCGCCACCTGGCCACGCTGTACGTGGAGGACCTCGCCGACCTGGTGAAGGAAACCGTGGGTCCGCAGTTTGGCCTCTCGCGCTACGCCGAAAGCCTGGCCATGTCGGCCACCAGCTTCGAGCCGCTGCACGCCGCCCTGCACGCCGCGCCCAACCTGGTGGATACCATGCTGCTGGAATTGCTGGACGTGCTCATGGCCGAAGCGCAGCCCGATATGGTGGGCTTCACGGTGCCTTTTCCCGGCAACCTCTACGCCGCCCTGCGCCTGGCGCAGCGCATTAAGCAAACCAGCCCGCACACCGTGACCGTGATGGGCGGCGGCTACCCCAACACCGAGCTGCGCACGCTGAACGAGCCGCGCTTTTTCGACTATATCGACTACCTCACGCTCGATGATGGCGAGGGGCCGTGGCTGCGGCTGCTGGAACAGCTGACCTGCCAAAAGGAACGTCAGACTGAGCTTGCAGAACGTCATGCTGAGCTTGTCGAAGCATCTCTACCGCTTAGTCCGCACCACCACAATGACGCGGATGAAGCGGTAGAGATGCTTCGACAAGCTCAGCATGACGGCCTTTTAGTTGATAAAAGCCAGCTTCAACGTACCTTCCTGCGCAACGAAGCCGGGCAGGTCGAGTACCTCAACTACCCGCACCCTGACATTCCGCACCCCGAGGTGGGTACGCCCGATTATTCAGACCTTAAGTTAACTGATTATCTGTCGGTTATCGAGGTGTTGAACCCCATGCACCGCCTCTGGAGCGACGGCCGCTGGAACAAGCTCACCGTGGCCCACGGCTGCTACTGGAAGCGCTGCTCGTTCTGCGATGTCACCCTGGATTACATCGGCCGCTACGAGGCCGCGCCCGCCGAGCTGTTGGTAGACCGAATCGAGCAAATTGTGGCTCAGACCGGCCAGACCGGCTTTCACTTCGTGGACGAGGCCGCCCCGCCGCTGGCCCTGCGCGACCTGGCCGTGGAGTTACTGAAGCGCCGCGTCAGCATCAGCTGGTGGGGCAATATTCGGTTTGAAAAGACCTTCACGCCCGACTTGTGCCGGCTGCTGGCCGCCGCGGGCTGCATCGCCATTAGCGGCGGGCTGGAAGTGGCTTCGGATAGGCTGCTGGCCCTCATGGAGAAGGGCGTGACCATTGCGCAGGTGGCGCGCGTCACGCGGGGCTTCACCCAGGCCGGGGTGCTGGTGCACGCTTACCTCATGTACGGCTTCCCCACTCAAACTACCCAGGAAACCGTTGATTCCCTGGAGGTTGTGCGGCAGCTTTTCGAGGCCGGCATTGTGCAGAGCGGCTACTGGCACCGCTTCTCGATGACGGCCCACTCGCCGGTGGGCAAAAACCCCGCGAAGTACCAGGTGGCCGCCACCGGCCCCGAGCCGGGCAACTTCGCCTGGAACGACCTCTGGCACGACGACCCGCTGGGGGCCGACCATGAAACCTTCGGCCCCGGCCTGGCCAAAAGCCTCTACAACTACATGCACGGCGTGGCCCTGCGCGAGCCGCTCAGCTTCTGGTTTGATTTCAAAGTGCCCCGCCCCACGGTGCCGCGCCAGCTCATCCAACAGGCGCTTACGGAGGCCGATAAGCCCGATTTTGCGCAGCCCAACCGCCGCCTGTTCTGGCTCGGCAATCCGCCCGAACTGAGTTTCAAAACCAGCGGTGGTAACTCTCCCAAAGACAAAAAAACGACCCGCGCCATCCTCACCTGCTACGAGCAAGCCGAGGATTTTGAGGTAAAAACCACCGAGGCCATCGGCCCCTGGCTGCACGAGCTGCTACTACGCCTCAGCGCCGACTACGACACCAAGATTCTGCTCAAAGAAGCCGCCGCCACCTTCCCGCCCGCCGCCGGCCCTTGGGAAAGCTTCCTGCAAAGCTCCGCCTGGCAACTGCTGCGCGAAAAGGGCCTGCTGCTGGTGTAG
- a CDS encoding Nramp family divalent metal transporter, with amino-acid sequence MSPIVATPVADAVSAVPEPGWRHPRRGISLSEVHGSITVPGEGASFWQKFRAYWGPGLLVSVGYMDPGNWATDIAGGARFGYTLLSVVLLSNLFAMLLQHLAVKLGVVTGRDLAQACRDHYSKPVAMVLWVLCEIAIAACDLAEVIGSAIAFNLLFGLPITWGIALTTLDVLLILVLQSKGFRVIESIVMALIFTIFVCFLYEIIASHPDWLGLAGGLVPQPQIVSNPAMLYVAIGILGATVMPHNLYLHSAIVQVRQIEPTETGKRSAIKFATIDSTTALALAFFVNAAILVTAAAAFHGKGYDDVADIADAHKLLTPVLGASAASVVFAIALLASGQSSTLTGTLAGQVVMEGFLHIKLRPWLRRLVTRLLAVVPAFIVALYYGEKGTGQLLVLSQVILSLQLSFAVIPLVLFTNDKLKMGVFVNRPWLRITAWVVAGIILVLNGFLLYQTFAGNE; translated from the coding sequence GTGTCCCCAATCGTTGCTACCCCCGTTGCTGATGCTGTGTCTGCTGTGCCCGAGCCGGGCTGGCGCCACCCCCGCCGCGGCATCTCGCTGAGCGAGGTGCACGGCAGCATCACGGTGCCGGGAGAAGGCGCTTCTTTCTGGCAAAAATTTCGGGCCTACTGGGGGCCGGGGCTGCTGGTATCGGTGGGCTACATGGACCCCGGCAATTGGGCCACCGACATTGCGGGCGGGGCCAGGTTTGGCTACACGCTGCTGAGCGTAGTGCTGCTTAGTAATCTGTTTGCCATGCTCTTGCAGCACTTGGCCGTGAAGCTGGGGGTAGTAACCGGCCGCGACCTGGCCCAGGCCTGCCGCGACCACTACTCCAAGCCCGTGGCCATGGTGCTGTGGGTGCTCTGCGAAATTGCCATTGCCGCCTGCGACCTGGCCGAAGTCATCGGCTCGGCCATTGCCTTTAACCTGCTCTTTGGGCTGCCCATTACCTGGGGCATCGCCCTCACCACCCTGGATGTGCTGCTGATACTGGTGCTGCAAAGCAAGGGCTTCCGGGTGATTGAGAGCATCGTGATGGCGCTGATTTTCACCATCTTCGTTTGTTTTCTCTACGAGATTATCGCCTCGCACCCCGACTGGCTGGGACTGGCCGGCGGGCTGGTGCCGCAGCCACAGATAGTCAGCAACCCGGCCATGCTCTACGTGGCCATCGGCATTCTGGGCGCTACCGTGATGCCGCATAACCTGTACCTGCATTCGGCCATCGTGCAGGTGCGCCAGATTGAGCCCACCGAAACGGGCAAGCGCTCGGCCATCAAGTTTGCCACTATCGACTCGACTACGGCGCTGGCACTGGCGTTTTTCGTGAACGCGGCCATCCTCGTCACAGCCGCCGCCGCCTTCCACGGCAAAGGCTACGACGACGTAGCCGACATTGCCGACGCCCACAAACTGCTGACACCGGTGCTCGGCGCGAGCGCGGCCAGCGTAGTGTTTGCCATTGCGCTGCTAGCCTCGGGCCAAAGCTCGACGCTCACCGGCACGCTGGCCGGGCAGGTGGTGATGGAGGGTTTTCTGCACATCAAGCTGCGGCCCTGGCTGCGGCGGCTGGTCACGCGGCTGCTGGCCGTGGTGCCAGCCTTTATCGTGGCGCTCTACTACGGCGAAAAAGGCACCGGCCAGCTGCTGGTGCTTAGCCAGGTTATCCTGTCATTGCAGCTCTCGTTTGCCGTTATTCCGCTGGTACTTTTTACGAATGACAAGCTCAAGATGGGCGTGTTCGTGAACCGGCCCTGGCTGCGCATCACGGCCTGGGTAGTGGCCGGTATCATCTTGGTATTGAACGGTTTTCTGCTTTATCAGACGTTTGCCGGCAATGAATAG
- a CDS encoding GNAT family N-acetyltransferase produces MSFPLRISVAKANLATATRLAALGRQTFTETFAATNTPENLAAYLAQAYGPELQLAQLQDPATTCLLAEMQGQTVGYALLTENSTLGLPPDKAGIKQLEIKQLYVLEDWIGTGLGKALMRRVLEVAPASACTAVVLGVWEHNERAKAFYQRFGFREVGEIAFRMGDDVQRDLIYRKGLAGRVS; encoded by the coding sequence ATGTCGTTTCCGCTCCGCATTTCCGTGGCCAAGGCCAACCTGGCCACCGCTACCCGCCTGGCCGCGCTGGGCCGCCAGACGTTCACCGAAACGTTTGCCGCCACCAACACTCCCGAAAACCTGGCCGCCTACCTGGCCCAAGCCTACGGCCCCGAGCTGCAGCTGGCCCAGCTGCAAGACCCCGCCACCACCTGCCTGCTGGCCGAGATGCAGGGCCAGACCGTTGGCTACGCCCTGCTCACCGAGAATTCGACCCTGGGCCTACCCCCCGACAAAGCCGGCATTAAGCAGCTGGAAATCAAGCAGCTCTACGTGCTGGAAGACTGGATTGGCACTGGCCTGGGCAAAGCGCTCATGCGCCGGGTGCTGGAAGTGGCTCCGGCCAGCGCCTGCACCGCCGTGGTGCTGGGCGTGTGGGAGCACAACGAGCGGGCCAAGGCATTTTACCAGCGGTTCGGGTTTCGGGAGGTGGGCGAAATCGCCTTCCGAATGGGCGACGACGTGCAGCGCGACCTCATCTACCGCAAGGGCTTAGCGGGGCGCGTTAGTTAA
- a CDS encoding META domain-containing protein, whose protein sequence is MKKTLLALLLAPALLAGCEATHQAPAAALVPRAEGITNKYWKLVTLVGQPVTMAPGQEREAYFMLKDSSRVAGFGGCNVLNGSYELRADQLRLRFTNLLTTLKACPGPNQETALLAVLNQADNYTLQGDTLLLNVGRRASLAVFHAVYF, encoded by the coding sequence ATGAAAAAAACCCTGCTGGCCCTGTTGCTCGCGCCCGCCTTGCTGGCGGGCTGCGAAGCCACCCACCAAGCCCCCGCCGCCGCCCTGGTCCCGCGCGCCGAAGGCATCACCAACAAGTACTGGAAGCTGGTGACGCTGGTAGGCCAGCCCGTGACGATGGCCCCCGGCCAGGAGCGCGAGGCGTATTTTATGCTCAAAGACAGCAGCCGCGTGGCGGGCTTCGGCGGCTGCAACGTGCTGAATGGCAGCTACGAGCTGCGCGCCGACCAGCTGCGCCTGCGCTTCACCAACCTGCTCACTACCCTCAAGGCGTGCCCCGGCCCCAATCAGGAGACCGCCTTGCTGGCAGTGCTCAACCAAGCCGACAACTACACCCTGCAAGGCGATACGCTGCTGCTGAACGTGGGCCGCCGCGCCTCGCTGGCCGTGTTTCACGCCGTGTATTTTTAG
- the uraH gene encoding hydroxyisourate hydrolase: MKTLFIALLSLLPFLGLAQQTPPAYQLSTHILDIGRGLPAPGVTVRLEKYDATKKTWAAVAEKQTDAAGRIGDFLPTAGQKTPATGTYRLTFLTKPYFAAQQQTSFYPFIEVVFELTDGAHYHVPITLSAFGYSTYRGS; this comes from the coding sequence ATGAAAACCCTGTTTATCGCGCTCCTGAGCCTGTTGCCGTTCTTGGGCCTGGCGCAGCAAACGCCGCCCGCCTACCAGCTCAGCACCCACATCCTCGACATCGGCCGCGGCTTGCCCGCGCCGGGCGTCACGGTGCGCCTCGAAAAGTATGACGCCACCAAAAAGACCTGGGCCGCGGTGGCCGAAAAGCAAACTGATGCCGCCGGCCGCATCGGTGACTTCCTGCCCACCGCCGGCCAAAAGACGCCTGCTACCGGTACCTACCGGCTCACCTTTCTGACCAAGCCCTACTTCGCGGCGCAGCAGCAAACTTCCTTCTACCCCTTCATTGAAGTGGTGTTTGAGCTCACCGATGGGGCGCACTACCACGTGCCGATTACGCTGTCGGCCTTCGGCTACTCCACGTATCGGGGTAGTTGA
- a CDS encoding dual specificity protein phosphatase family protein, whose translation MFQKTHGRQSWAARLLLAPYRLGTWWSSRWLTRGRAPAVVVAPGIWLGWAPGRADWPQLPIGAVLDVAAEFSGRRTTLPSRSVPLLDLIVPSAEELAQAVAALDELVARTPRPVLVHCALGHSQAAVVVAAWLLRHGLAATTAAVARVRAAQPRAVLGPAHRAALVAFLASQPIDNDYLKTAA comes from the coding sequence GTGTTTCAGAAAACCCACGGGCGGCAAAGCTGGGCGGCCCGCCTGCTGCTGGCCCCCTACCGGCTGGGGACGTGGTGGTCGTCACGCTGGCTCACGCGCGGCCGGGCCCCGGCTGTGGTGGTGGCACCCGGCATCTGGCTGGGCTGGGCCCCCGGCCGCGCCGACTGGCCGCAGCTACCCATCGGGGCGGTGCTGGACGTGGCCGCCGAGTTTAGCGGCCGCCGCACGACGCTACCCTCCCGTAGCGTGCCGCTGCTCGACCTGATAGTTCCCTCGGCCGAAGAACTGGCGCAAGCCGTGGCGGCGCTCGATGAACTGGTGGCTCGCACACCCCGGCCGGTGCTGGTGCACTGCGCCCTAGGTCACTCGCAGGCCGCCGTGGTGGTAGCGGCCTGGCTGCTGCGCCACGGGCTGGCCGCTACCACCGCCGCCGTGGCGCGGGTGCGGGCGGCCCAGCCCCGCGCCGTGCTGGGGCCCGCCCACCGGGCGGCGCTGGTAGCCTTTCTGGCCAGCCAACCTATTGATAACGACTACTTAAAAACCGCCGCATGA
- a CDS encoding TonB-dependent receptor, with protein sequence MKQLLLFLFFIPFLVRAQTPLRGLVLDSQGRPVPFASVAVPALTQGATADENGRFTLPNLPAGPQKLQVSAVGYATATPTVTLPTDKSLVIRLASEGKALAEVVVTGVGRATEIRRSPVPISAMSQKEIRLNANSNAIDAAVRGIPGLSAVTTGPNISKPFIRGLGYNRVLTMFNGLRQEGQQWGDEHGIEVDGYIVDRVEVVKGPASLLYGSDAVAGVVNLIPGLPRGPEGEVHGEALAEYQGVNGMIGNSLAFSYQKNGFQTLVRASRRQAHNYSNPVDGLVYNTGFRELQLTGMVGVQKQWGGAHLWLTTFDDRQGIPDGSRDSLSRRFTRQVFEADKDAIKDRPIVSEHELKSYGISDLSQRIRHYRAFGTTEARFGPGELRALLGVQQNHRQEFDHPTNADQPGLDLQLTTVNYQARYLFDAVHGYEFTVGANGMGQDNRHLNATDFPIPPFKLFDLGGFGLVKKAFGALELTGGLRYDTRHVHWGDYYIAPNSATGFDQPAGPGAPDASLQFAAFQRTYNGLSASLGGSYALGEKLVLRANISRGYRAPNIPEIGSNGLDPGAHIIYLGNRSFVPEFNVQEDIGILYKSPDVEGSAEAFYNHVNNFIYQAKQYDANGQPLRDPVGNSTYQFEQAQADLYGGEVAFNIHPTALPWVSLRTGAALVIGLNQNPELRARVGNAGRYLPLIPAPSSRSEIRFTAPERAGTPFTASYLRFTLDATATQNRFYAVDGAETRTPGYVLTGVGVGTSLRTKGGREAVQLVLQGDNIFNVAYQAHLNRLKYFEYYRASPNGRLGIYSPGRNLSVKVVVPF encoded by the coding sequence ATGAAACAACTTCTTCTCTTTCTGTTCTTTATCCCGTTTTTAGTCCGTGCCCAGACGCCTTTGCGCGGGCTGGTGCTGGACTCCCAAGGGCGGCCGGTGCCCTTTGCCAGCGTAGCCGTACCGGCCCTGACCCAAGGTGCCACGGCCGATGAAAACGGGCGCTTCACGCTGCCCAACCTGCCAGCCGGCCCCCAAAAACTGCAAGTGAGCGCCGTAGGCTACGCCACGGCTACCCCCACGGTCACGCTACCAACTGATAAGTCGTTAGTTATCAGGCTCGCATCCGAAGGAAAAGCTTTGGCCGAAGTGGTGGTGACCGGCGTGGGCCGGGCCACCGAAATCCGGCGCTCGCCGGTGCCCATCTCGGCCATGTCGCAAAAGGAAATTCGCCTCAACGCCAACTCCAATGCCATTGACGCGGCGGTGCGGGGCATTCCGGGCCTGAGCGCCGTGACCACGGGGCCCAATATCAGCAAGCCCTTCATTCGGGGGCTGGGCTACAACCGGGTGCTGACCATGTTCAACGGCCTGCGCCAGGAAGGCCAGCAGTGGGGCGATGAGCACGGCATTGAGGTAGACGGCTACATCGTGGACCGCGTGGAAGTGGTGAAAGGCCCGGCCAGCCTGCTCTACGGCTCCGATGCCGTGGCGGGGGTAGTAAACCTGATTCCGGGCCTGCCCCGCGGGCCCGAAGGCGAGGTGCACGGCGAGGCGCTGGCCGAATACCAGGGCGTGAATGGCATGATTGGTAACTCGCTGGCTTTCAGCTACCAGAAAAACGGCTTCCAAACGCTGGTGCGCGCCAGCCGCCGCCAGGCCCATAACTACAGCAACCCCGTGGACGGGCTGGTGTACAACACGGGCTTCCGGGAGCTGCAGCTGACCGGCATGGTGGGCGTGCAGAAGCAGTGGGGCGGCGCGCACCTGTGGCTGACCACCTTCGATGACCGCCAGGGAATCCCGGATGGCAGCCGCGACTCGCTGAGCCGGCGCTTTACTCGCCAGGTGTTTGAGGCGGATAAAGACGCTATTAAGGACCGCCCCATTGTGAGCGAGCACGAGCTGAAAAGCTACGGCATCAGCGACCTGAGCCAGCGCATCCGGCACTACCGGGCGTTTGGCACCACGGAGGCGCGCTTCGGGCCGGGCGAGCTGCGGGCGCTGCTGGGCGTGCAGCAAAACCACCGCCAGGAATTTGACCATCCCACCAATGCCGACCAGCCGGGCCTCGACCTGCAATTGACGACCGTTAATTACCAGGCGCGCTACCTTTTCGATGCCGTGCACGGCTACGAGTTTACGGTAGGGGCCAACGGCATGGGCCAGGACAACCGCCACCTCAACGCCACCGACTTTCCCATTCCGCCCTTTAAGCTGTTCGATTTGGGCGGCTTCGGGCTGGTGAAAAAGGCCTTCGGCGCGCTGGAGCTGACCGGCGGCCTGCGCTACGACACCCGCCACGTGCACTGGGGCGACTACTACATTGCGCCCAATTCGGCGACCGGCTTCGACCAGCCCGCCGGGCCGGGCGCGCCCGATGCCAGCTTGCAGTTTGCAGCCTTTCAACGCACCTACAATGGCTTGTCAGCCAGCCTGGGGGGGAGCTATGCCCTGGGCGAAAAACTAGTATTGCGGGCCAACATTTCCCGCGGCTACCGCGCCCCGAACATCCCCGAAATCGGCTCCAACGGCCTCGACCCCGGCGCGCACATTATCTACCTGGGCAACCGCTCGTTCGTGCCCGAGTTCAACGTGCAGGAGGATATTGGCATCCTGTATAAGTCGCCCGACGTTGAGGGCAGCGCGGAGGCGTTCTACAACCACGTCAACAACTTTATCTACCAGGCCAAGCAGTATGACGCCAACGGCCAGCCCCTGCGCGACCCGGTGGGCAACTCGACCTACCAGTTTGAGCAGGCGCAGGCCGACCTCTATGGTGGCGAGGTGGCCTTCAATATTCACCCCACGGCCCTGCCTTGGGTGAGCCTGCGCACCGGCGCGGCCCTGGTCATCGGCCTCAACCAAAACCCCGAGCTACGAGCGCGGGTAGGTAATGCCGGCCGCTACCTGCCCCTGATTCCGGCCCCGTCGTCGCGCTCCGAAATACGCTTCACCGCGCCCGAGCGGGCCGGCACACCCTTCACGGCCAGCTACCTGCGCTTTACGCTGGATGCCACGGCCACCCAAAACCGCTTTTACGCCGTGGACGGCGCCGAAACCCGCACCCCCGGCTACGTGCTCACGGGCGTGGGGGTAGGCACCAGTCTGCGCACCAAGGGTGGCCGCGAGGCCGTGCAACTCGTGTTGCAGGGCGACAATATTTTCAACGTGGCCTACCAGGCCCACCTCAACCGCCTCAAATACTTCGAATACTACCGCGCCTCGCCCAACGGCCGGCTGGGCATTTATAGCCCCGGCCGCAACCTGAGCGTGAAGGTGGTGGTGCCGTTTTAA
- a CDS encoding zinc-ribbon domain-containing protein: protein MLFFFGIGTTTISTQRLEGLACHYCGTLGALLLTIYSRYLHLFWIPVIPLGKQSLTQCTHCQQQLREGQMPPAYRQAADQQKQRARLPISNYLVLAIMGGLLAVVAVIGAFSDPVIKAPTAQSGAVVGASSQEEKEEESAPAASEEKDDTSQNAARLAAPQPDDQYVVRYANGTRLGLRVVRVTLDSLYLKGSSYQLASAAEALARPDSLRKHELPETNPMLRTDLQKMSEAGILTIVRR, encoded by the coding sequence ATGCTTTTCTTCTTCGGCATCGGCACCACCACCATCAGTACGCAACGCCTGGAAGGGCTGGCGTGCCACTACTGCGGCACGCTGGGCGCGCTGCTGCTCACCATCTACTCGCGGTATTTACACCTCTTCTGGATTCCAGTTATCCCCCTCGGCAAGCAGAGCCTGACCCAGTGCACGCACTGCCAGCAGCAACTGCGCGAGGGCCAGATGCCCCCGGCCTACCGCCAGGCCGCCGACCAGCAAAAGCAGCGCGCCCGGCTACCCATCTCCAACTATCTGGTGCTGGCCATCATGGGCGGGCTGCTGGCAGTAGTCGCGGTGATAGGCGCCTTCAGCGACCCCGTTATCAAGGCTCCCACAGCGCAGTCGGGCGCGGTAGTTGGGGCCAGCTCGCAGGAGGAGAAGGAGGAAGAATCCGCGCCGGCCGCCAGCGAGGAGAAGGACGATACCAGCCAAAATGCCGCCCGGCTGGCCGCGCCGCAACCCGATGACCAGTACGTGGTGCGCTACGCCAACGGCACGCGCCTGGGCCTGCGCGTGGTGCGCGTGACCCTCGACAGCCTCTATCTCAAAGGCAGCAGCTACCAGCTAGCCAGCGCCGCCGAAGCCCTCGCCCGGCCCGATTCGCTGCGGAAGCACGAGCTACCAGAAACCAACCCCATGCTCCGCACCGACCTGCAAAAAATGAGCGAAGCGGGCATCCTGACTATCGTGCGTCGCTAG